In Malassezia japonica chromosome 2, complete sequence, one DNA window encodes the following:
- a CDS encoding Ulp1 peptidase (COG:O; EggNog:ENOG503P3Y4; MEROPS:MER0011024) gives MERGNLYDGRERLRPGTGRAGGVDARPGREEKPARPRAPSAVQSPYRTPITPASFYGKPERGGAARKRDAPSAPSPSAKQPKMASSPPRLQHTPTRASASPAADSSPDELNLAPLPLRARMRPKDAPSTQSLAIPLYAMYLDEGWYARDARLELVSFANHFTVMLGADECCKIAMRDIFNWTIGGEEHKLFVVSVRKASLASLLRLAPGLEPEEGKAHVYFWANASSGYAAKQWDALIERVRGSVLQRPASDLGGAKAAELQRRLQASEKLPMRLPSPNALPALLHDKATIAQSKPIAVRERRSTPQSSPTPGEKKVIPLTSPPSSPEPAGTVARRSARHTPADESPSVPILRYPASGPFAVTILESDLHRLDADEFLNDTLIEFGLRYLLEQVRQRDEALASQIHVFSSFFFLKMSEFRDRAKSYEQVRKWTNKVDIFSKKYLVIPIHEHMHWYLAIVVNPSAVLSAPSDPQLRRSARNTPDVDAASASPAPSAKSATPPAGRAAGTPPPQAPRPARTPTKIVPGERRVATPERAPPPEQAYVLVLDSLGSSHGPVKTLLRDYLRLEARDKKHIDADVDLRRLGDPVHVDVDVAEQPNYCDCGLYLLHNFQCFFSDPQTYFRDALRSRKSANTKDTPPSDLWRAGDMDQRRKHWQDLLRSLSEEWSST, from the coding sequence ATGGAGCGCGGCAACCTGTACgacgggcgcgagcgcctccgTCCGGGCAcaggccgcgcaggcggGGTAGACGCGCGGCCGGGGCGGGAGGAAAagcctgcgcggccgcgcgcgccgagcgcggtgcAGTCGCCCTACCGCACGCCGATTACGCCGGCCAGCTTCTACGGCAAGCCGGAGCGGGGtggtgcggcgcgcaagcgcgacgcgccgagcgcgccgtcgccgagtGCCAAGCAGCCCAAGATGGCGTCGTCTCCGCCGCGACTGCAGCacacgccgacgcgcgccagcgcgtcgcccgcggccGACTCGAGCCCAGACGAGCTGaacctcgcgccgctgccgctgcgtgcgcggaTGCGGCCTAAGGACGCGCCCAGCACGCAGAGCCTTGCGATTCCGCTCTATGCAATGTACCTCGATGAGGGCTGgtacgcgcgcgacgcgcgcctcgagctcgtgtcGTTTGCGAATCACTTTACCGTgatgctcggcgcggacgaGTGCTGCAAGATTGCTATGCGCGACATCTTTAACTGGACGATTGGGGGGGAGGAGCACAAGCTGTTTGTTGTGTCTGTGCGGAAAGCGAGccttgcgtcgctgctgcgcctcgcgccagGCCTCGAGCCGGAGGAGGGCAAAGCGCACGTCTATTTCTGGGCGAATGCGAGCTCGGGCTATGCGGCCAAGCAGTGGGACGCGCTTATCGAACGTGTCCGCGGCAGCGTCCTACAGCGGCCTGCGTCTGACCTCGGCGGGGCAAAGGCGGCTGAAttgcagcgccgcctccaaGCGTCGGAAAAGCTGCCGATGCGCCTTCCGTCGCCCAACGCCCTTCCTGCGCTTCTCCACGACAAGGCGACCATTGCGCAGTCCAAGCCGAttgccgtgcgcgagcggcgtagCACGCCGCAGTCGAGCCCGACGCCCGGCGAGAAAAAAGTGATACCCCTGACCTCGCCCCCGTCGTCCCCCGAGCCGGCCGGGACGGTGGCGCGGCGGAgtgcgcggcacacgccCGCCGACGAGTCGCCCAGCGTGCCCATTCTGCGGTACCCCGCCTCGGGGCCGTTTGCTGTAACGATCCTCGAGTCGGAtctgcaccgcctcgacgcggacgagtTTCTGAACGATACCCTGATCGAGTTCGGGCTGCGctacctgctcgagcaggtgcgccagcgcgacgaggcccTTGCGTCTCAGATCCATGTATTCAGCTCTTTCTTCTTCCTCAAGATGAGCGAGTTTCGCGACCGTGCCAAGTCGTACGAGCAAGTGCGCAAGTGGACCAACAAGGTCGACATCTTTTCGAAAAAGTACCTCGTGATTCCTATCCACGAGCATATGCACTGGTACCTCGCGATTGTCGTGAACCCCAGTGCAGTGCTCTCGGCGCCTTCCGACCCACAATtacgccgctcggcacggaATACACCCGACGTGGACGCGgcaagcgcgtcgcccgcaccgagcgccaagagcgccacgccgccggccgggcgcgcggcaggcacgccgccgccccagGCGCCACGCCCTGCGCGTACGCCGACCAAGATTGTGCcgggcgagcggcgcgtcgcgacgccggaAAGGGccccgccgcccgagcaggCCTACGTCCTGGTCCTCGACTCGCTGGGATCGAGTCACGGGCCGGTCAAGACACTCTTGCGCGATTACCTCCGTCttgaggcgcgcgacaagAAGCACATCGATGCAgacgtcgacctgcgccgcctcggtgaCCCAGtgcacgtcgacgtcgacgtcgccgagcagcccAACTACTGCGACTGTGGACTATACCTCTTGCACAACTTCCAGTGCTTTTTCTCCGATCCACAGACCTACttccgcgacgcgctgcgttcACGCAAAAGCGCAAATACAAAGGACACGCCACCCTCCGACCtgtggcgcgccggcgacatggaccagcgccgcaagcatTGGCAAGACCTCTTGCGCAGCCTCAGCGAGGAGTGGAGCAGCACATAG
- the prh1 gene encoding RNA helicase (EggNog:ENOG503NWVV; COG:A), with amino-acid sequence MGEALSGRQALPVWAGRETIVERIREQDTVILVGETGSGKTTQVPQFLLEDGILPRDSRLMIGITQPRRVAATSLARRVASEMGCADPATLLHKGSDDKPEYVGYSVRFDDRTNKNTKIKFMTDGMLIREVLGPADAALEKGKTRTGLLKRYGVLIIDEAHERSLRTDMLLGLVKQIQRERRRRHEAGEAITPLKLVIMSATIDAELFSRFFASEATPTVPILYVAGRQHGVRLYHTEESCQDWTDAAVRAVMQIHVSKPLGDVLVFATGQEEIESLAQSLQLFASQLDAWGADEGREPPALIVRPLYAALGPAASTAVFAPTPPDTRKVVLATNIAETSITIPGVKYVIDSGLVKEKVFSPQTGIETLQVLPISQSSSVQRAGRAGREGPGECYRLYTKDAFQDLQKSPVAEIHRTELSGAALQLYAMGVDPFTFDWIDPPDTSLLQEAVLHLAELGAIDTQRESKAMRLTPLGRKLALLPITPSYARLLLAAAERGTHCARQARDLVSVLSADRGVFVEPHDPERREAAERARDVFLDPSGDHATMLNALQGYLAARTHATQSHAFASQGAKHELRMWCQAHSVHERTMKNILAIRKQLMRICRQNGIVCDDDDDEPRAKSAPISDDEDEGDALVVTKGGRAWKAGRGEAEDYLDLLQCLGQGRLSNTALRQPDGTFRRIAGGQSFKLHPACTLHPARHSARGTSASSVQAIVFEELVLTSQTFARTVSKIEPAWLQELVGGRADK; translated from the coding sequence ATGGGCGAAGCGCTAAGCGGACGGCAGGCGCTGCCGGTGTGGGCCGGCCGGGAGACGATTGTCGAGCGGATTCGTGAACAGGACACGGTGATTCTTGTGGGTGAAACGGGTAGTGGTAAAACGACACAGGTGCCGCAGTTTCTGCTGGAAGACGGCATCCTTCCGCGCGACAGCCGGCTGATGATCGGCATTACGCAGCCCCGTCGTGTCGCTGCGACGTcgcttgcgcgccgtgtcgcaTCCGAGATGGGGTGCGCAGACCCAGCGACGCTCCTGCACAAAGGAAGTGACGACAAGCCGGAGTATGTCGGTTACTCGGTCCGTTTCGACGACCGGACGAACAAGAACACCAAGATCAAGTTTATGACCGATGGTATGCTCATCCGCGAAGTCCTCGGGCCAgcggatgcggcgctggaaAAAGGCAAGACAAGGACGGGGCTCTTGAAGCGGTACGGCGTGCTCAtcatcgacgaggcgcacgagcgctCGCTCCGCACCGATATGCTGCTTGGTCTCGTGAAGCAaatccagcgcgagcggcggcggcggcacgaggCTGGAGAGGCTATTACGCCGCTCAAGCTCGTGATTATGAGTGCTACGATTGACGCCGAGCTGTTCTCGCGCTTCTTTGCGTCCGAAGCTACGCCCACTGTCCCGATCCTGTACGTCGCTGGGCGTCagcacggcgtgcggctGTACCATACCGAAGAGAGCTGCCAAGACTGGACAGATGCagcggtgcgtgcggtgATGCAGATCCATGTGTCCAAaccgctcggcgacgtgctcgtctTTGCGACCGGCCAGGAAGAgatcgagtcgctcgcacagtcgctgcagctctttgcctcgcagctcgacgcctGGGGCGCGGACGAAGGGCGCGAGCCTCCGGCCCTGATTGTGCGCCCGCTGtatgcggcgctcggccctgcggcctcgacggccgtctttgcgccgacgccgccaGATACGCGCAAGGTCGTCCTGGCGACCAACATTGCCGAGACCAGTATCACGATTCCCGGGGTGAAGTACGTGATCGACTCGGGCCTCGTCAAGGAAAAGGTGTTTTCGCCGCAGACAGGGATCGAGACACTGCAAGTCCTCCCCATCTCGCAATCGTCcagcgtgcagcgcgccggtcgtgcGGGTCGTGAAGGGCCGGGCGAGTGCTACCGCCTCTATACAAAAGACGCCTTCCAGGACCTGCAAAAGTCGCCAGTTGCCGAGATTCACCGCACGGAGCTctccggcgcggcgctccagctCTATGCGATGGGCGTCGATCCGTTTACCTTTGACTGGATCGATCCGCCGGacacgtcgctgctgcaagaggccgtgctgcacctggccgagctcggtgcAATCGATACGCAGCGCGAGTccaaggcgatgcgcctTACGCCGCTGGGCCGCAAACTTGCTCTTCTTCCCATCACGCCGTCGTACGCACGCCTGCTGCTGGCCGCGGCAGAGCGCGGGACGCACTGTGCGCGCCAGGCTCGGGACCTCGTCTCGGTCCTCTCTGCAGACCGCGGCGTGTTTGTCGAGCCGCACGAccccgagcgccgcgaggctgCGGAGCGTGCACGCGATGTGTTCCTCGACCCCAGCGGGGACCATGCGACGATGCTGAATGCCTTGCAAGGCTACCTCGCtgcacgcacgcacgcaACGCAGAGCCATGCATTTGCAAGCCAAGGCGCCaagcacgagctgcgcatgtGGTGCCAGGCCCACTcggtgcacgagcgcacaATGAAGAATATCCTTGCGATTCGGAAGCAGCTCATGCGCATCTGCCGCCAGAATGGCATCGTgtgcgacgacgacgatgacgagCCGCGTGCCAAGAGTGCACCCATttcggacgacgaggacgagggcgatgcgctcgtcgttACCAAAGGCGGCCGTGCATGGAAAGCGGGCCGCGGCGAAGCGGAGGACTacctcgacctgctgcagTGCCTCGGCCAGGGCCGCCTGAGCaacacggcgctgcggcagccCGACGGCACGTTCCGCCGCATTGCAGGCGGGCAGTCGTTCAAGCTGCACCCTGCGTGCACGCTGCATCCTGCTCGGcacagcgcgcgcggcacgtcTGCATCGTCCGTGCAGGCCATTGTGTTCGAAGAGCTCGTGCTTACGTCGCAAACGTTTGCGCGCACCGTGTCCAAGATCGAGCCTGCATGgctgcaggagctcgtcggcggccgggCGGATAAGTAG